ATAGCTGCAGGCTTCGAGCATGAACGGAGCAGAGACAATGACGGCCGCGTCGAGCGGCGTGTTGTCACCTTCTTTCGCCAGCAGGCAACCTAGCATGTTACCGCCGAGCGAATAGCCCACGGCGGCCGTCGGCACTTCGCCAAATTCGCGGCGCAACCAGGAAAGGAACCAGGTGCCGTCTTCCGTTTCGCCGGAATGGTAGATACGCTGATTACGGTTTGGTTCGCCGCTGCACCCACGGAAATGCATCACCACGCCGAGCCAGCCGCGCTGCTGCGCCGCGTGGATCAGGCCGTGCGCATACGGGCTGTAGAGGCTGCCTTCCAGACCGTGAAAAACGACGAGGCGAGGCTTATGCCGCGCCTGATTCGGATCTTCACTCCACGCCAGATCGACAAAATCCCCGTCCGGAAGCTCAAGACGCTGCCAGTGCGGGGTGAACAAGACTTTGCGACGGATGAGACGCGGCAGCATGGTCTGCAAATGGCAGTTGCGCACGCCTTTCATCGGCACAAACGTGTCGTCATTTTCTGAAGGTACTTCAAAGTCTACTGGGGTGATCTGAGCCATACCGTTACGCTGCCAGGTGAAAAACGTGCCTACTATACCGCCATGACGGATTTGTGTTTATGAAAATGAGCCGCAGTGCGCTTGCGTTGAGTTAAATCACTCTTCCTGAAGCATCTGTTCCAGCTGTTCTTGCGCATCCAGCCACGCCATTTCGCACTCTTCCAGCCCAGATTTCGCCGTGGCCTGCTGTTGCAGGCACTCGGTGAGTTCCGCTTTGCGTGCCTGATCGTACAGCCCACTGTCGCCGAGTTTTTCTTCTGCCGCAGCAAGCTTGGTATTGAGCTTTTCCATCTCTTTTTCCAGACGGGTAATCTCTTTGCGCAGCGGCTGCGTCAGGGTGCGCAGTTCCGCGTCACGACGTTTCTGATCTTTACGCGCCTGAGCGCTGTTGGCGTTGTCTTTTGGCGCGTCGTCGTTCTGACTTTCCTGCTTCTGAACATCGCTCAGCCATTGCTGATAATCTTCCAGATCGCCATCGAAAGGTTCCACTTTCGCATCGTGAACAAGATACAGATCGTCGGTGGTGGAGCGCAGTAGGTGACGGTCGTGCGAAACCACAACCAGCGCGCCTTCGAATTCAATCAGCGCTTCAGTCAGCGCCTGGCGCATGTCGAGATCCAGGTGGTTCGTTGGTTCATCGAGCAGCAGCAGGTTCGGGCGCTGCCAGACGACTAGCGCCAGTACCAGACGGGCTTTTTCACCGCCGGAGAAGCGACGCGTTTCTTCGCTGACCTTATCGCCCTGGAAACCAAAGCCGCCGAGATAATCGCGCAGCTGTTGTTCCAGCACCTGCGGCGCCAGACGCACCAGATGCTGCAACGGCGATTCGTCGGCGCGTAAAAACTCCAGCTGATGCTGGGCGAAGTAGCCGAGTTTAATCCCCTTCGCCAGACCCATCTCACCGCTCTGGGCTTCCAGTTCGCCGGCCAGCAGTTTAATCAGCGTCGATTTACCCGCGCCGTTCCGACCCAACAAGCCAATGCGCGAGCCGGGGACGAGATTGAGTTTAATCGAATCCAGAATGGTGCGATCGCCGTAGCCCGCGCTGACTTTTTCCATTTTGAGTAATGGATTGGGCAGGCTTTCCGGTTCGCGGAAGCTGAACTGGAATGGGTTATCGACATGCGCCGGAGCAATCAGCTCCATGCGTTCCAGCATCTTCACACGGCTTTGGGCCTGTTTGGCTTTAGACGCTTTCGCTTTAAAGCGATCAATAAAGCTCTGCAAGTGAGCCACTTTTTGCTGCTGGCTTTCGTACATCGACTGCTGCTGAGACAGGCGAGTTGCGCGCTGGATCTCAAACGAGGAGTAGTTGCCGGTGTACTCAAACATCGCCTGTTGTTCGATGTGAATAATTTTACCGACCACCGGGTCGAGGAAATCGCGGTCATGGGAAATCAGGATCAGCGTGCCCTGATAGCTTTTCAGCCATCTCTCCAGCCAGATAACGGCGTCGAGATCGAGGTGGTTCGTCGGTTCATCGAGCAGTAGCAGATCAGAACGGCATATCAGCGCCTGGGCCAGGTTGAGACGCATACGCCAGCCGCCGGAGAAGGAGCTGGTTGGGCGCTCGAGCTGTTCATTGCTGAAGCCCAGACCATGCAGCAGGCTGGAGGCGCGGGCGCGAATGGTCCACGCATCAATGGCATCCAGTTTGCCGTGTACGGTGGCGATTGCGTGACCGTCGTTACGCTCGTTGGCCGCATTCAGTTCGGCTTCAAGCTGACGATATTCGCGGTCGCCATCAATCACATAGTCGAGAGCGGGCTGAGGGAGGGCAGGGGTTTCCTGATTCACCCACGCCAGCTGCCAGTTTCCCGGATAGGTGAAACTGCCGCCATCGGCGCTGATCTCGTTCTTTAGTAGCGACAGCAGCGTGGATTTGCCGCAGCCGTTTTTTCCCACCAGACCCACTTTTTGCCCAGGGTTAATAGTGGCTGTGGCGTTATCCAGCAGGACACGCACGCCGCGACGAATTTGTAACGAGGAGAAAACAATCATAAGGCGCCGTATGTTCTGACTATGTTAATTTGTCATTATGATAATGTAGTGTGGTGAACCCAACGCTACACCGGGCGGCAATGGTAGCCCAAAACAACAACGATAGACAAAAGCATTCAGGCGCATCTCTTCAGATGAGATGCGAAATGGCCTGTCTGCTCATTGACCGGGAGGGGAATGATGTCAGAAACAGCAAAAGTTTTGCTGCTGTATGCCCATCCGGAATCTCAAGACTCGGTGGCCAACCGGGTTTTGCTTAAGCCGGCTCAACAGCTTGAAAACGTGACCGTACATGATTTGTACGCGCACTACCCTGATTTTTTTATCGACATACCGCGCGAGCAAAAGCTGCTCCAGGAGCATGACGTTATCGTGTTCCAGCATCCGCTTTATACCTATAGCTGCCCGGCTCTGTTGAAAGAGTGGCTCGATCGCGTTCTGAGTCGCGGTTTCGCCAGCGGTCCTGGAGGGAATCACCTCGCGGGAAAGTACTGGCGTAGCGTGATAACCACCGGCGAGCCGGAAAGTGCGTATCGCCACGACTCCCTCAATCGCTATTCGATGAGCGACGTTTTGCGCCCTTTTGAGCTGACGGCCGCGATGTGCCGCATGCACTGGATGAATCCGATTATTGTTTACTGGGCGCGTCGGCAGCCGCCAGAAGCGTTGGCGAGCCATGCCAGAGCTTATGGCGACTGGCTGGCGAACCCTATCACTCCAGGAGGTCGCTAATGGAAGGAACGGATTTGCTGCTAGCGGGCGTGCTGTTCCTGTTTGCCGCCGTTGCCGCGGTGCCGCTGGCCTCACGTATAGGTATTGGTCCGGTATTGGGCTATTTGTTGGCGGGGATCGCCATCGGCCCGTGGGGCCTGGGCTTTATCAGCGACGTCGATGAAATTCTTCATTTCTCCGAGCTCGGCGTGGTGTTCCTGATGTTCATCATCGGGCTGGAGCTGAATCCCTCCAAACTTTGGCAGCTGCGGCAATCCATATTTGGAGTGGGTGCGGCGCAGGTTCTTTTGAGTGCGGCGATCCTCACCGGCTTGCTGATGCTGACCAACTTCTCCTGGCAGGCGGCGGTGGTCGGCGGGATTGGGCTGGCGATGTCTTCGACGGCGATGGCGTTGCAGCTCATGCGCGAGAAAGGTATGAACCGCAACGAGTCCGGTCAGCTGGGCTTTTCGGTGCTACTGTTCCAGGACTTAGCGGTGATCCCGGCGTTAGCGCTGGTGCCGCTGCTGGCGGGGGCCGGTGACGAACATCCGGACTGGATCAAAATCGGCATGAAGGTGCTGGCGTTTGTCGGCGTGCTGATTGGCGGACGTTATCTGCTGCGCCCGGTGTTCCGCTATATTGCGGGCTCCGGCGTGCGTGAAGTGTTCACCGCGGCGACGCTACTGTTGGTGCTGGGTTCGGCCCTGTTTATGGATGCCCTGGGCCTGTCGATGGCGCTCGGTACGTTTCTCGCTGGTGTGTTGTTGGCGGAAAGTGAGTACCGGCACGAACTGGAAATCGCCATTGAGCCGTTCAAGGGCCTGCTCCTGGGACTGTTCTTTATCTCCGTCGGCATGGCACTGAATCTTGGGATTTTGTATACCCATATCTTGCTGGTGCTGGTCGGTGTGATTGTGCTGGTGGCGGTGAAATCGCTGGTGCTTTACGCGCTGGCCCGGATCTACGGCCTGCGCAGTTCAGAGCGGATGCAGTTTTCCGTGGTGCTAAGCCAGGGTGGGGAATTTGCCTTTGTGCTGTTTTCTGCCGCATCGTCGCAGCGAATGTTCCACCATGACCAGATGGCGCTGCTGTTGGTGACGGTGACGATGTCGATGATGACCACGCCGCTACTGATGAAAATCGTCGATAAGGTGCTTTCTCGCCGCATTAATAGCCCGGAAGAAGAAGACGAAACGCCGTGGGTGGAAGATGATAAACCGCAGGTGATTGTGGTCGGATTCGGCCGTTTTGGGCAGGTTATTGGTCGTTTGCTGATGGCCAATAAGATGCGCATCACCGTGCTGGAACGCGACATCAGCGCGGTTAACCTGATGCGTAAATATGGGTATAAAGTGTATTACGGCGATGCCACGCAGATTGAACTTCTGCGTTCGGCAGGCGCGGAAGAGGCGCAGTCGATCGTTATCACCTGTAACGGACCGGAAGACACCATGAAGCTGGTGGAAATTTGCCAGCAGCACTTCCCGCATCTGCACATTTTGGCCCGTGCGCGTGGCCGTGTGGAAGCGCATGAACTTTTACAGGCGGGCGTGAAACAGTTCTCTCGTGAGACCTTTTCCAGTGCGCTGGAACTGGGGCGCAAAGCGCTCATCACGCTCGGGGTGCATCCGCATCAGGCGCATCGTGCGCAGCTTCACTTCCGACGTCTGGATATGCGCATGTTGCGTGAACTGATGCCGGTCCATAGCGATACCCAGCAAATTTCCCGTGTGCGGGAAGCCCGGCGCGAGCTGGAAGAGATTTTCCAACGCGAAATGCAGCAGGAACGACGCCAGCTGGATGGCTGGGACGAATTTGAATAGAAGGTGAAAAATGGCAGTCCGTAAACGTTTTATCGCCGGGGCAAAATGCCCGGCGTGTCAGGCGCAGGATTCACTGGCAATCTGGCGCGAGAACAATGTCGATAT
This DNA window, taken from Scandinavium goeteborgense, encodes the following:
- the kefG gene encoding glutathione-regulated potassium-efflux system ancillary protein KefG, which gives rise to MSETAKVLLLYAHPESQDSVANRVLLKPAQQLENVTVHDLYAHYPDFFIDIPREQKLLQEHDVIVFQHPLYTYSCPALLKEWLDRVLSRGFASGPGGNHLAGKYWRSVITTGEPESAYRHDSLNRYSMSDVLRPFELTAAMCRMHWMNPIIVYWARRQPPEALASHARAYGDWLANPITPGGR
- a CDS encoding ABC transporter ATP-binding protein, with the translated sequence MIVFSSLQIRRGVRVLLDNATATINPGQKVGLVGKNGCGKSTLLSLLKNEISADGGSFTYPGNWQLAWVNQETPALPQPALDYVIDGDREYRQLEAELNAANERNDGHAIATVHGKLDAIDAWTIRARASSLLHGLGFSNEQLERPTSSFSGGWRMRLNLAQALICRSDLLLLDEPTNHLDLDAVIWLERWLKSYQGTLILISHDRDFLDPVVGKIIHIEQQAMFEYTGNYSSFEIQRATRLSQQQSMYESQQQKVAHLQSFIDRFKAKASKAKQAQSRVKMLERMELIAPAHVDNPFQFSFREPESLPNPLLKMEKVSAGYGDRTILDSIKLNLVPGSRIGLLGRNGAGKSTLIKLLAGELEAQSGEMGLAKGIKLGYFAQHQLEFLRADESPLQHLVRLAPQVLEQQLRDYLGGFGFQGDKVSEETRRFSGGEKARLVLALVVWQRPNLLLLDEPTNHLDLDMRQALTEALIEFEGALVVVSHDRHLLRSTTDDLYLVHDAKVEPFDGDLEDYQQWLSDVQKQESQNDDAPKDNANSAQARKDQKRRDAELRTLTQPLRKEITRLEKEMEKLNTKLAAAEEKLGDSGLYDQARKAELTECLQQQATAKSGLEECEMAWLDAQEQLEQMLQEE
- a CDS encoding hydrolase, with the protein product MAQITPVDFEVPSENDDTFVPMKGVRNCHLQTMLPRLIRRKVLFTPHWQRLELPDGDFVDLAWSEDPNQARHKPRLVVFHGLEGSLYSPYAHGLIHAAQQRGWLGVVMHFRGCSGEPNRNQRIYHSGETEDGTWFLSWLRREFGEVPTAAVGYSLGGNMLGCLLAKEGDNTPLDAAVIVSAPFMLEACSYHMDKGFSRVYQRYLLNLLKANASRKLKAYPGTLPVDLKRLKSVRRIREFDDLVTSKIHGYADAIDYYRQCSAMPVLSQITKPTLIIHAKDDPFMDHHSIPAQKELPANIQYQLTEYGGHVGFVGGTLRHPEMWLEKRIPAWLTRWLGSSL
- the kefB gene encoding glutathione-regulated potassium-efflux system protein KefB, yielding MEGTDLLLAGVLFLFAAVAAVPLASRIGIGPVLGYLLAGIAIGPWGLGFISDVDEILHFSELGVVFLMFIIGLELNPSKLWQLRQSIFGVGAAQVLLSAAILTGLLMLTNFSWQAAVVGGIGLAMSSTAMALQLMREKGMNRNESGQLGFSVLLFQDLAVIPALALVPLLAGAGDEHPDWIKIGMKVLAFVGVLIGGRYLLRPVFRYIAGSGVREVFTAATLLLVLGSALFMDALGLSMALGTFLAGVLLAESEYRHELEIAIEPFKGLLLGLFFISVGMALNLGILYTHILLVLVGVIVLVAVKSLVLYALARIYGLRSSERMQFSVVLSQGGEFAFVLFSAASSQRMFHHDQMALLLVTVTMSMMTTPLLMKIVDKVLSRRINSPEEEDETPWVEDDKPQVIVVGFGRFGQVIGRLLMANKMRITVLERDISAVNLMRKYGYKVYYGDATQIELLRSAGAEEAQSIVITCNGPEDTMKLVEICQQHFPHLHILARARGRVEAHELLQAGVKQFSRETFSSALELGRKALITLGVHPHQAHRAQLHFRRLDMRMLRELMPVHSDTQQISRVREARRELEEIFQREMQQERRQLDGWDEFE